GCGATTCCTTGAATACATTGTTAGCAAAAAAGATCTCGTCCCGGTGATATAACAGAAGACAGCATTGATGCGTTGAGGGAAGCGTCGGTGATGTcgatttcttgtgttttgtccTGTGAGTTGTGGGGGCGAAAACAAGGACTGACATTGGAAGCGTGCATAGCTCGGCATCCAGTGAGACAATAGGTCGGCGCCGCGTATGAAAGTTTTGCTCTTGTGTCACTTTCCACGCCGTGCACTGTTGTGACGAGAAACACAAGCTAATTTCGATGCAGAGCGGTCTTCTCGGCAGCAATGCCGTGACATGGTATCTCTGCAGCACGGAGCACCTCTGCACGCCTCCAGTCTGCCATTCCTTCCACTCTAGTTCAGTTCAGGTGTTGGGAAGCACGATATCTGGTCCACTGCACGTCGAGTCGGGTATAGAGTTGAAGCTCAGGTAGGAAGCTGCAGGGCGGTGAAGAATCGGGTGCATGTGTGCATTGGATCTGGCAAGGCGATGCTGCTCAGACGTCAAGCACGTGGTTGAGGTAGGCGATGTAACAGATAGCGAGGCGTAGGATCTCTATCTTAGATAGCTTCTTATCCGGGGGTAGGGTAGGCAACAGCTTCCGCAGCTGAGCGAAGGCGACGTTGAAGGCTTCCACCCTCATGCGCTCCCGTGTGGCGTGCGCCGTGCGGTACTTGAGAGTGGcgcgtcgccgccgccgccgctcctcCTTGGTCATGGCGAGgacgctctccctctccctgaaaTAAACCACCATCACTTGATCAATTTCACATTACAAAAGCAAATTATGTACGGTATacatactaaacacacacacacacacacacacacacacacacacacacacaccgttatcGCTAACATGCCCAGCTTACACCCAAGAAGGACTGTGTTATGTGTTAGGTTCTAGGAGGCGAGGCTCTAACATGCAGCTCAGGTTTTCTAGTGGCAAGTTCATAGGTGGGGGATGTGAGCCTAGGCTCTAGGACGGTAGTATTTACTAATTTTTTGCAAGAGAGCCACTTTGTAAACTACATTTACTTTGAGGACCACACCCAAGAAAATCCACAAATTTTCTACTTAATGTTACATTAGACAGTATACTGTTTACATGTGATGTGACGCGAACTTTTCTTGTACGGAGGAACGGTAACTCCTGATGTTTGTTCGAATTTCATTACTAACTATGGCTTCGTCTTCCATTGAAATTTTGAAGTATTTTTCAAGACAAAAGCTTGGAAGTTTTATATTAGCATTTTTATGTTCAAAatttatgtagtttttttttcgagaTTAGGATTTTGGTAgtaataatttatttatttattttctggatGGAGAGCCGCGCAATGAAGACCAGAGGGCTCTAGGGGAAGTAATCTTGCTGTTCCGGTGTGCTGGACCTACACAAAGATCAATTGATATTGTCATGTCTGCAAGatgcacgatcttgttgcgtccctgATCTTCAAGACTGCTTTTGTTGGTTCAAGGGAAcgcctctgagtttttttttataaactttactcAATTATAATATTTACAGACATTTATACCTTACGACCTCTACGACAACAACGAAAACccacgaaaaccacgaaaacTTAATCACTCTCTTCACTCAAAGTCCACCTTCAAATACCTCAGATTGtcacattatatcttgaactaaaatacattaaacacacacacaaataacctcattgataataacaactctctcttcactcaaactTTTTCAGATATTCCAGATTTCTTCACAGTATTCACACGTTATTCAactcaaatcacgcaatttAAACTCAAGGATAAGATACGTCCTAAACACACCCTAGTCTTGAGATTTTTTAGCCCATTTTGACATTTCTTTGGTCTGACAGCTCTGTCTTGCTGTCGTCTCTCGCCCTCTCGGCTTTttcggcctctctctctctctctctctctctctctctctctctctctctctctctctctctctctctctctctctctctctctctctttgttgtgcTGGTcatcccctctccctgccctgcTACTTCGGCAGGATCCGTTCTGCTGCCTTCCGGCCTGGTCAGCGCCGCCGCGGCGTCGAGAGGCCCCACAGTGTCACCATCAGTCACTATGAGTCCGTCTGCCGCTCACCATATTGCTACCGCCGCCGTGGTCTGATAGTGCGGCGACACAACGTGGTCTCTGCGCGCCTGCGGCTGGGCTACCGGCCACCGTGGCAGGTTGCTGGGGTGGTGGGGGAGCCCGCCTATGCAGCCTGTCGCCTATGCCACGCTCCCCAGGCCAATACCATAGAGCACTATTGCCTGGCGTGCCCCACTGTGCGCCATCTGCCCCAGGGCCTGCCGCTGGATGCTGTCTGCTGCCACCTCCTACCTCACAACGTCCTGGACGAACTACTTGTCCGCTTCCCCCGCTTTGGGGATTTTCCTAATCCCCTTGCCCTGCAAGGGTTTCTTTGGCCCTGCGTGGTCtcacgcttgtgtgtgtgtgtgtgtgtgtgtgtgtgtgtgtgtgtgtgtgtgtgttgttgttgttgttgttgttgttgttgttgttgttgttgttgttgttgttgttgtggctaAGGTATTTTGTACTGTTTGATACGTTTTTGtataataaattaatcaaatcaaatcaaatcaaatctctctctctctctctctctctctctctctctctctctctctctctctctctctctctctctctctctctctctctctctctctctctctctctctctcgtgatataCACGCGTTACTTGACTTCTCGTACCCCCAAGAACTTCCGATTCTATAATGTTTACTTCATGTATAATATCATCTCATATCAGGAACAAGGCCTTCTTCATAGCTTGCTGCTATCCACCTCGTCCATATCATTTGCTTCTGGCGACCTCTGACATCACCATATCACCAGATATGGGGAAAAGGTTCTGGAAGCTTTTCTTGTAATCTACTGTTCGCCTCCGTAATGACTTAccgcctcttgttgttgttctcttcggTGATCACAGGTTCTCGTATCTATCAGATTAGTGATAGCGTTTAATAATCTTGGTACCTGCCTCCGtgtctctcatcttcttccttcatttattcttctcctttttacttccttcttcacctcttcattcttgttacctTCTTTCTTACGTTTTCATTTCTTCCGATTTTCAAGTCACAACAATATGAGTGAGATGGTTGTGTCGCGAGACCAACTATGGCGTgaataacatacacacacacacacacacacacacacacacacacacacacacacacacacacacacacacacacacacaaacaaacaagcggtggcatagtggatgaggtggtgagcgtaggatcagacagatgtccacgcgtaggtttgaatcctacCACGTACCGTCTTGAtattttgccatttgtcgagtaatttaaagttacctacatgttaccatgatacccaggttctaagtggttacaccaaatatgcgtttgagtggtgatatgggtcctaatatgggtaccactataaatcaaATTGCCTGTGTCACTAATGGGTGGGAGCTGaatagcgcttcccatactcttcaagtaaaacctacagacgctatacgccacaacataaacacacacacacacacacacacggtagctcagtggttagagcactggcttcacaagccagaggaccggggttcgattccccggctgggtggagatatttgggtgtgtctcctttcacgtgtagcccctgttcacctagcagtgagtaggtacgggatgtaaatcgaggagttgtgaccttgttgtcccggtgtgtggtgtgtgcctggtctcaggcctatccgaagatcggaaataatgagctctgagctcgttccgtagggtaacgtctggctgtctcgtcagagactgcagcagatcaaacagtgaaacacacataccacacacacacggtctatgagctctgagctcgctccgtagtggggaagactggctgggtgaccagcagacgaccgaggtaaattacacacacacacacacacacacacacacacacacacacacacacacacacacacacacacacacatggttcaGTGTAGTGATTAGTAGTACCCCTTATTCTAAGGCAATAATTAATGTGGTTAAGGACAAGTCGCGTCCATGAACAGGCTCATTTCTTAACATGGGTGCTAGGATTGACGCTAATGTCCTCATATTCTATCACCACATCTTCAGGTAGACTAGTGTCCATTGTAATATTGTAATACTTTTAAGACAGGCGGTAAACTTGAAGGCTGCGTGACGCCCAAGGCGGCAAAGATACTTGCTGCGCCACTGCTGGAATAATGCAGAGGCTGTTCTCAAAATAGCCAAAAACTTCATTAATAGAAAGTGTCAAAATCTTTAGAAATCCAACTCCCCTCAAGATTTATGGCAGCTAACCAAAACagtatctccaataactttgcttcttcatctttccctcctttatttcttcttcttgttgatACCACTGCTTTCTCATCTATttttaaagctgaactcttctctcaaacccttactctttggtgattcCGAGgttgtttctccctcttccccctctgaCTATAACAAGCAATCCATTAAAATCTTTCGCAATGATATTTTCATACCCTTACTGGCCCAAATCCTCGAAgtgcttatggacctgatgggatccctcttattgttcttccttgcaccttgcttggtcaaactctttcagtTCGGTCTAGTaacatctacctttccttctttctggaagtttgcctacattcaaccagTTCCTGAAAATTGTCCAGTATCTCAAAAACAGAAGCATGtcaattcgacacaaccttctagaTAATTATCCCCTCTTCACCAGTGAAACTCATCTGTCCCCCTCTTCCAcagtgaatatcctcagtctgttctTTACTTATAGTCTGAACTGGatacttcacatttcatctctatagctgaaacagcttctatgaagttaagagTTCGGAGTCGTCTTCGATAGTTTTCCTCTCCCCCAACAACTGCTGACTCCGTACAGGCCTCTTGTccgtccatgtatggagtattttTCCCATATATGGAGAATTTAACTCATAGGTGTCTTCTTTACAAGGTAAAATTAAAAGTTTTTCGTTTAATCAACTTCTCTCCCTATAACTGACTgactttatcctctttctcacctgcACAATGTTATAACTCTTGCTATCctttaccgctattttcatgccaactcaattcaattcaatttctATAATTGTCATAAGCGTACACATTTCATTACAAGATTTAATTGCATAAAAagacattgttttgttttgcttgacAATGAGGACTAATACCTTCTGGTATATTTTGCCCTTCATACTACTTCCAACTATTTTTTTGATCTTACAGACTGCATGCCACTCTTTCATccgtggcctcactgcacaagaatttcttttttctctcattcttactGTCAACTTATCTAATACCAAAATTAACAAGTATTCTTaatcatttatccatttttttgctAAATTTTAGAACTCtcagcctgcttctgtatttccacattCCTATCACATAAATTAATCTAAGAGGAAAGTTTTTGATAACTCGTTTGAACCTGTTTGGGAATTGGCACCTCAGTTAGCGTTTTATTTAAATCACATTTTCTGTTACCCTTAACCAGTTTCCCTTCTACTTATCAGCCAGATAGAATACAATCACATACTACAAAGAATCTCTAATGAAGCTACGTGCTATATTATCTCACCCAGCTGACCTAGTTTCTTTCAGGCTTTTTATGGTTAGGGAAAGGAACAGTTAACGCCATATTTGTATTAATGATAACGGACAGGGCAATTGAAGTGCAGAAAGGTATGTTTTGTAAATTTTAAAAAGGCTTGTGATACAGTGAGACATAAAGATATGTTTAACACTTATGGATATTGGTTTAGTCAGGAAAAATATGAGTACTGAAAAATCTGTATTGGGATCAAAAGGCTAAAGTGAAAAttaggaacgaaaaaaaaaaaaaaactggataaaAATACGTAGAGGAGTAAGGTGTCCAGTCACCATCCTTGTTTTCATTGTGGACAGAAATgcatgaaagaaatagaaaatggaagaaattaaaatagaaggaaggagcgTTAATAACACTAGATATGCTAATGACACTGCTGATTGCAGACTCAGAAGCAAATTTACAGAGAATAATAAATGTATGCCGAGTGCAGTGTGCAGAAATTTCGTTAAAATAAATCCCGAGAAAACAGAAACCATTGGATttacgaagagaaaagaaaatataagaataagaataaataaacagggaAAAACATTATTAAACAGGTGAATAATTTTAAATACTTGGGGAGTACGGTAACATGTCAAGTTGATTttgggaaagaaataaagaggaatatgAATCGAATGAATTGTTATGTATAGTCAACGTTACTGTATGGCAGAGAAACgtgaacaatgaagaaaaacatgataagCAGATTGGAAGCAATTTAAATGTGAATACTGAGAAGAATGATAAGGATTCCCTGGATAGCCAGAATTACAGATGAGGAAGTAATGAGAAGAACGGGAGTTAAGAGAAGATTGACAAAGGAAATAGGGAAGAGACAATTATATTTCCTCAACCATGTACACAGAGCTGAGAGATTAGAAAGAGAATGTCTACTGGGGGAAAATTGAAGGAACAAAGAATCTTAGGTATGGAAACTTGTCTCAGACGAACTTTTACTCTTAAAGTTGATCTTAACCTTCCGAATTGATCTTAGAGTTGGTCTTAGATTTGAGACACGTCCGGAGGTGGATTATCTTTTAAGAGTTATGCTGAGAGGAATTTAACAAATATGACCAACAGCCAAGGAGTCAAAACTCGGCTATTCAAGATTTATAAGCCCCTTAAGGATGTTGTAGATGACTTGAATGACATTGAACTGTTGGGTATAACAGACTAGACTAGTAAGAGTGTTATTTGTGGCAGACTTGGCGGCAGAGCCGGGGAGAGCTTGGAGAGCAGTACGGGAAGAAGTGATGCGCCGAAGCTAGTAATTTAACTATTAAATACATTATTATTTTGCCAATAGGAAATGCAGCTCTCCAGCAATTACTGTATCACCTTGGGTCTTCCTGTGTCCTGTTTTGGAGTGTCTCATTTACCTTCTTTGTAATAGAGTCCCATACAGCTTTTTTTGTGCCACTGAATAGTGAAGTCAATCAGACTACTTGTTTCCTCATAATACTGATTgtatgaggaaggaaggtaaatattTAGAAAGACGTCAATCTGACATTAAGTGATGAGAAATGCATCAATTATTGTACTTTGATGCCTAGAACACGAAATGAGCACTCCTGAGCATCGAAAAAAAATTCGCTAGATTTCAGAAAAAAATCCCTAGATTTAGAGATTTTTCCTAaatacagtttttctttttctttgcatatACATTCATAGATGCATTCTAACTAAACTTAATCCTTAACTAAGCCTAACTTAAGCTAACACTTAATTCAACTCAATTTATGGATTTTCGTGTTCTACGCAAAACTTATCTTTTACTATAAATACTAAATGAGTAATTTGTGAGGAAAAATGTATAGAAGAAAAGTGTCTTAGAAAGAAGTCTGCTTTCCATTGGTGTACTCTTCTTTTCGTGTCAATAAGGTTGACGGAAAACTCAGGAAATACCGGAAGGAAAGTCTTACCATGGGTACAGCTGAGTTTCCTGTATTGGCCCTTTTTGCCTTAAGGATTATCATCACGTTTatactaaagaaaaatgagtaggGAATGTCCTGCTTAGTGGGACGAACGGGCCAGCTGGGCTCAAGGCCATAAATGTTGTGACAACACACGTGTCCTTGCGCTTGATGGAATTTGCTTACACATATGCACAAATTTATGAGCTCATATTTTTACAGAATCTATGATGAATTATCAtatttgttatttcattataaGTATAAAAAGATATGCACTATTAACTCGAAACTGAGAAACACAAGTTTTTACTGTTTTGCTCTTACACCATTTCATACTGAGGCTTGAGGGTTAATCTCAACACATCTAGACTAAGACCGAGACTTAGATTTTAGACTTCTGAGGACATAAGACCAAGTTTAATACAAACTTTAAGAGTCTTTTTTAATACGTCTTCAGACATTTTGAGATGTATCGTTCCTTGTCTTATATTGAAGTATTAACGATTGATATTGTCATATATTCCCTTATAAAGGTTTACTCATGTTTCTGGAAGCGGTGTTAGACTCGTGTTGAGAGCACATCTGCAGAGATTAGATTTACGGTTAAAGATCGGGAAGCTTAAAATGTGGATATTTTAACCTTATCATTTGGAAAAGTCTAGATCTCATTCTGCTTCTGCTATTCatctgctatatatatatatatatatatatatatatatatatatatatatatatatattatatatatatatatatatatatatatatatatatatatatatatatatatatatatatatatatatatatatatatatatatatatatatatcttgacGAGTTTCACTGTTAATTTCAATGTGAATCTGTCAAAATGTCCAAGAGACAAGCTGGTTACCTGTTCTGTACCACAATGTCAGTGTCGTCAGTTACAATTCACGAAGACGATATTTACATTAGTGGTGCCCTCCCAAAAGATGACATATCAAGCAGGGCAATTAACTTTGAAAGACGTTCAAAGTTAAAACCAAACTTCTCCTTTTTCAATGGAACACAGACTTTTATTGAATTATCTCATCAAATGTACTTTTGCAGcctaagaataggaagaagaaaaaaaaaggaaaatcatacgttatttgtatacataattGTGCTAGTATTGCCGCACGCTGGAGCCGACCTACCATTCTATATGAGCTATGAAAccaagacaaggaaaaataattgaTAGGTAGGTATATAAATAATCAAGTAGAAttattagataaattgatggaTGCGATTCATGCGCACAGGAATTGTGTAAAGGCACgttagcttcagaaattcattgGCAGCGTGATGCCATCTTAAAATTACACtttattctcattcatttttcatcagTCACTGCCACTCAGTAGTACAAATCAGCATCCTTTGATTCATCATGGCGTGTTTAACCCAACATTGCTTGCTGGTGCCATTATGAATTGAGATGGCATTGGGCCTTCCCGTAGTGTTTGGGCCACCCAACAGCACTCACCTCCTGGCCAGAACGACTCACCGTGTCCTCCTGGTTGGGGCCGCGTCAGCCAGCACACAGGTAGGGTCGTTCTCTATGTCTGAAGGCCGGCTCTCTTGCTTGACGGTTGTGGTTGTCCTCTCCTCCCTATGGTGGCCTGCCGAGCCTTCCTGAGTCCTGGCCAGGTCGCGCCGCACCAACAAATCAGATCTGCTCGTGAAGTCCTGCGCAGGCCGGAACTCCAGCCGCCGACTGAGCTCTGACCTGAGACGTAAAACTGCCTAAGAGGTTGTGTATTTTGTGAAACAAGTGATGGTTTGAGATATTCTTCGTTCAAACGCTGCCACTGCCAGTCTACGCCCGGGTGAGATGTGCAGCGCCAGGTCCCACAGGCCTCTCGTCATCGGGTCGTGGGTATCGTTTAAAAAAAATCGACAGTGAAGATCAACAAGATTAGAGTTGAACTATACAGTATATCTTTAATTCGATCTTTCGGAAATGACATGTTCTTCCAAGCCTAAAATCTgataaaataattcaaaatgatatatatatatatatatatatatatatatatatatatatatatatatatatatatatatatatatatatatatatatatatatatatatatatatatatatatatatatatatatatatatatatatatatatatatatatatatatatatatatatatatatatacatatatatatatatatatatatatatatatatatatatatatatatatatatatatatatatatatatatatatatatatatatatatatatatatatatatatatatatatatatatatggtatatatataaatatatatatatatatatatatatatatatttataataaaatactcctgctactcctgagtttctaGCAGAATATTTTATATATAACCCACCTGCTTCTACATTgttacaacatatatatatatatatatatatatatatatatatatatatatatatatatatatatatatatatatatatatatatatatatatataaagtatacATACAAGATGTAACACGAGTTCCTGCAGATACTCCCACAAATGAAAGTACCGTTGATTTTAAGTGGAAAGTTTTCTATGGACATATGCATTTTGAGGCGTTGTTTAGCCGTGAAATTAAATTCAAGTTTTGGCCTAACGAAGGATACAACGGCAGGGCCAGGCAAGTATCCATGGTGGAAAtctgaattaatgaataattcACAGAACTGGGCTAGCTCACTCAAAATCAAGATCTGCTCGCACTCCTCCGCTCTTTTCGGACCGCACCCTTCCGCTACTGCTCACCCGCTCAattttgggtggtgatatgggctctcataatactaataataacagtgataaaataataataataataacaatgactatcttattgatgataacaatgataataacaacaaaaacaacaataacaacaataataataataataataataataataataataataataataataataataagaagaagaagaagaagaagaagaagaagaagaagaagaagaagaagaagaagaagaaaagaagaaaaagaagaagaagaatgagaagaagaagaagaagaagaagaagaagaagaattataaaaatgataataataatagtaacaatgataataatgataatgataacaataataacaacaaagataatATAATAACgattagtagaaatagtagaagtagtcgccgtaatatagtagtagtagtagtagtagtagtagtagtagtagtagacctagaagtagtagtactaatactagtagtagtagtagtaatagtagtagtagtacaagtagtattagtattagtagtagtagttgtagtattaatagtagtcttagaagtagtagtagtagtagtagtagtagtagtagtggtagtagtcgtagtagtagtagtagtagtagtagtagtagtagtagtagtagtagtagtagtagtagtagtagtagtagtagtagtaattgtagtagtagtctttgTAGTAgtctttgtagtagtagtagtagtagtccctgtagtattagtagtaatagtagtagtagtagtagtagtagtagtagtagtagtagcagtagtagtagtagtagtagcagtagtaataa
This DNA window, taken from Portunus trituberculatus isolate SZX2019 chromosome 15, ASM1759143v1, whole genome shotgun sequence, encodes the following:
- the LOC123504058 gene encoding fer3-like protein, translated to MDFSLAGHYTACSYMTSADLVTRDPRLLTSPDLRVAALHAAPRPDFVKHELARSELSRRLEFRPAQDFTSRSDLLVRRDLARTQEGSAGHHREERTTTTVKQESRPSDIENDPTCVLADAAPTRRTRERESVLAMTKEERRRRRRATLKYRTAHATRERMRVEAFNVAFAQLRKLLPTLPPDKKLSKIEILRLAICYIAYLNHVLDV